The Planktothrix tepida PCC 9214 sequence ACCTCCTATGGCTAAAAGTCGTCGTCGATCTGTTTCTCCGGCTGAACCTGCTTATCGTCTAGCTAAAGTATTAGTTGAANATAATTCTTTAAAAACGTTTCAACGGCATCTGTAATGGTTTCTGCTTTTAACAAAGGGTTTGTGCTGTGGGTTTGCAGATAAAAATCCGCCTCGACTTGTTGAACACTATTGAGCAGAACATCATTCATCGGTGTTGTTCCGGCTCTCAGATGTTCGGGACGTTCTAAGAGTTTAACTTGTGGAAAATGTAGGGTTGCATCCT is a genomic window containing:
- a CDS encoding acylneuraminate cytidylyltransferase family protein, which gives rise to MSSPKIVAFVPMRHSSERVPGKNYRDFAGQPLYHCVVRNLLACPLISEVVIDTDSPKIQEDATLHFPQVKLLERPEHLRAGTTPMNDVLLNSVQQVEADFYLQTHSTNPLLKAETITDAVETFLKNYXQLIL